A genome region from Thermococcus alcaliphilus includes the following:
- a CDS encoding ATP-binding cassette domain-containing protein has protein sequence MIRVEDLSFKYTGAKEYSLKDINFKVKKGEFLGILGASGSGKSTLCLTFNGIIPHSIRGDFRGNVFVKGYNTKEASVAELSKIVGLVLQNPDSQLFNMTVEEEVAFALENLGLDVEEIRRRVYWALKITGLEGLEKEFPPNLSGGQKQRLAIASVLALKPEVLVLDEPTSQLDPIGREQVLSLITLLNKEQGITIVLVEHNTEYLFDFADRIIVLDRGELVMEGKPREIFEEADYLRELGIRIPISVKIGAELKRKGLLKKAALNDKELIKALKALLKS, from the coding sequence ATGATAAGAGTAGAGGATCTGAGTTTTAAATATACTGGAGCAAAGGAGTATTCTCTCAAGGACATCAACTTTAAAGTTAAGAAAGGAGAGTTTTTGGGCATTTTGGGAGCGAGTGGAAGCGGCAAATCTACCCTCTGCTTAACATTTAACGGGATAATTCCCCATTCGATAAGAGGAGATTTTAGGGGCAATGTCTTTGTAAAGGGATACAACACTAAAGAAGCTAGCGTAGCGGAACTTTCGAAGATTGTTGGATTAGTTCTCCAAAATCCTGACTCCCAGCTCTTCAACATGACCGTCGAGGAGGAAGTGGCATTTGCCCTTGAGAACCTTGGCCTGGATGTGGAGGAAATAAGGAGGAGGGTTTACTGGGCATTGAAAATTACTGGACTTGAAGGGCTTGAAAAAGAATTTCCTCCAAACCTAAGTGGTGGGCAGAAACAGAGGCTTGCGATAGCCAGTGTTTTAGCCCTTAAGCCAGAGGTTCTGGTGCTTGATGAGCCTACCTCTCAACTAGACCCCATTGGCAGGGAACAGGTTTTAAGTTTGATAACCCTTTTAAACAAGGAACAAGGTATTACAATAGTTCTGGTTGAGCATAATACCGAATATCTGTTTGATTTTGCCGATAGGATAATAGTTTTGGATAGGGGAGAGCTAGTGATGGAAGGAAAACCGAGAGAGATTTTTGAGGAAGCGGATTATCTAAGGGAGCTCGGCATCAGAATCCCTATTAGCGTAAAAATCGGGGCTGAATTAAAAAGAAAGGGACTTCTCAAAAAAGCCGCCCTAAATGATAAAGAACTCATAAAGGCTCTCAAAGCCCTGTTGAAGAGCTGA
- a CDS encoding TrkH family potassium uptake protein, with protein sequence MLELRKYINIADDIFVIRNLIGALLQGIGVAYLIPVLITWIYREEMQYVYYFVIPGLACILFGAWLARHSEHIEDVNLRQAMISAAFVWLFASFVSVVPFIRIAGMSFVDSYFESMSAWTGTGLTMMHNLESYPHIILFWRAWMQWLGGIGIVLVALTILIRPGVAAARLYRAEARSERILPNLANTSKIIFQIYAVLTVVGVYLYYINGMGLFDAVIHSMTGLGTGGMSSHDLSIGFFNSLSIEAVTIFLMIMGATNFTVHYKMFKEKSLVPFFRDIQVKYMFFFLTPVIALIGYGLMVYDGLTIGESFREAVFHAVSAITCTGFSISDLSKYPELAKLLIGFLMVVGGGAGSTAGGIKLIRITLTFQTLKWTIQQAILPKGAVIKRKIGDYIFTEEDLQEVLGFTMTYIAFLLIGTVWVMLRVGASLADAFFEVASAQGNVGLSVGITSPGLPLDVKVLLILHMWIGRLEIFSTLVFIFGVLLMVPRIVERE encoded by the coding sequence ATGCTAGAGCTTCGTAAGTACATCAACATCGCCGATGACATCTTTGTCATAAGAAATCTCATAGGAGCGCTCCTTCAAGGTATAGGTGTTGCTTATCTAATCCCAGTCTTAATTACGTGGATTTACAGGGAAGAGATGCAGTACGTCTATTATTTTGTCATTCCTGGTTTGGCATGTATTCTTTTTGGCGCATGGCTTGCTAGACATTCTGAACATATAGAAGACGTAAACCTGAGGCAGGCCATGATTTCTGCCGCTTTCGTATGGCTTTTTGCCTCTTTTGTAAGTGTAGTTCCCTTCATTAGGATAGCGGGCATGAGCTTTGTTGACTCCTATTTTGAGAGCATGTCTGCTTGGACTGGAACCGGGTTAACCATGATGCACAATCTCGAAAGCTACCCCCATATAATTCTCTTCTGGAGAGCTTGGATGCAGTGGCTTGGTGGAATAGGCATAGTGCTGGTTGCCCTTACCATTTTGATTCGCCCAGGAGTTGCTGCGGCGAGACTTTACAGAGCGGAGGCGAGAAGCGAGAGAATTCTCCCAAACTTGGCAAATACTTCAAAGATAATCTTCCAGATATATGCCGTCTTGACGGTTGTAGGTGTTTACCTATACTACATAAACGGTATGGGGCTCTTCGATGCTGTGATACACTCAATGACCGGGCTTGGAACCGGTGGTATGAGCTCCCACGACTTGAGCATAGGGTTTTTCAACAGCCTCAGCATAGAGGCAGTTACGATTTTTCTTATGATAATGGGTGCAACAAACTTTACCGTCCACTATAAAATGTTTAAGGAGAAGTCCCTTGTGCCATTCTTTAGGGACATCCAGGTTAAGTACATGTTCTTCTTTTTAACCCCAGTTATAGCACTCATTGGATATGGGCTTATGGTTTACGATGGGCTGACAATTGGAGAATCTTTCAGGGAGGCCGTATTTCATGCGGTCTCTGCCATAACATGTACTGGCTTCTCTATCTCGGATTTATCCAAATATCCAGAGCTGGCAAAGCTCCTAATTGGTTTTCTGATGGTAGTTGGTGGTGGGGCTGGAAGCACGGCGGGAGGTATAAAGCTCATCCGCATCACTCTAACGTTCCAGACCTTGAAGTGGACTATCCAGCAGGCTATCCTTCCTAAGGGGGCAGTCATAAAAAGGAAAATTGGTGATTATATCTTCACGGAGGAAGATCTGCAGGAGGTTTTAGGATTTACGATGACTTACATTGCTTTCTTGTTAATTGGAACCGTATGGGTCATGCTTAGGGTTGGGGCTAGCTTGGCGGACGCTTTCTTTGAAGTTGCCTCAGCTCAGGGAAACGTTGGGTTAAGTGTGGGAATAACATCCCCGGGATTGCCGCTGGATGTTAAGGTTCTCCTTATCCTTCATATGTGGATTGGAAGGCTTGAGATATTCTCAACCCTTGTGTTCATATTTGGCGTTCTCCTAATGGTGCCCAGAATCGTGGAGAGGGAGTAA
- the map gene encoding type II methionyl aminopeptidase produces the protein MEDKIENLLKAGEIAKKVKEEVLKLIKPGASLYEIAEFVESRIMELGGKPAFPCNLSINEIAAHYTPYIGDKTVLQKGDYLKVDLGVHVDGYIADTAFTVRVGMEDDKLIEASREALENAINVIRAGVRINEIGKVIEETIRGKGFNPIVNLSGHVIERYKLHTGISIPNIYRPHDNHELKEGDVVAIEPFATTGAGQVIEVPPTLIYMYLRDRPVRLPQARNLLSYVKKNFSTLPFAYRWVQKLMPDAQLRLALIQLEKAGALYGYPILKEIRGGLVSQAEHTVIVEKDGALVTT, from the coding sequence GTGGAAGACAAAATTGAGAATCTCCTCAAGGCAGGTGAAATTGCAAAGAAGGTTAAAGAAGAGGTTTTAAAGCTAATAAAACCTGGAGCATCACTTTATGAGATAGCCGAGTTTGTTGAAAGTAGAATAATGGAGCTTGGAGGAAAACCGGCCTTTCCGTGCAATCTTTCAATAAACGAAATTGCCGCTCACTACACCCCCTATATCGGGGATAAGACGGTTCTCCAGAAGGGGGATTACCTAAAAGTTGATCTAGGCGTTCACGTTGATGGCTACATAGCGGATACAGCCTTTACAGTGAGAGTGGGAATGGAGGATGACAAGCTAATTGAGGCTTCAAGGGAAGCGCTTGAAAATGCGATAAACGTTATCAGAGCTGGAGTAAGAATAAACGAAATCGGGAAGGTTATAGAAGAGACCATAAGAGGAAAGGGCTTCAATCCAATAGTTAATCTCAGCGGGCATGTAATAGAGAGGTATAAGCTCCATACAGGCATTTCAATTCCAAACATTTACAGACCACACGATAACCATGAGCTCAAAGAAGGGGATGTTGTAGCGATAGAGCCCTTTGCAACCACGGGTGCTGGGCAGGTAATAGAGGTGCCTCCCACGCTGATCTATATGTACCTTAGAGACCGACCCGTTAGGTTACCACAGGCAAGAAACCTCTTAAGCTACGTTAAAAAGAACTTCTCCACTTTACCCTTTGCATACCGCTGGGTTCAAAAGCTCATGCCGGATGCACAGCTAAGACTGGCATTAATACAGCTTGAAAAAGCCGGAGCATTGTATGGGTATCCAATCTTAAAGGAAATACGGGGAGGACTTGTGTCCCAGGCAGAACATACAGTAATAGTTGAAAAGGACGGGGCATTGGTAACCACGTAG
- the hypE gene encoding hydrogenase expression/formation protein HypE, which yields MRIKLEHGAGGELMEEFIRDVILKNLTLKSAGGIGLDALDDAATIPFGDKHLVFTIDGHTVKPLFFPGGDIGRLAVSGTVNDLAVMGAEPLALANSMIIQEGFSGEDFERILKSMDETAKEVPVPIVTGDTKVVEDKIGIFVITAGIGIAERPISDAGAKVGDIVLVSGTVGDHGIALMSHREGIAFETELKSDVSPVWEVVKAVAETIGWENIHAMKDPTRGGLSNALNEIARKSNIGILVRESDIPVKPEVRAASDMLGISPYEVANEGKVVMVVAREYAEEALQAMRKTKLGRDAAIIGEVIDQYRGKVLLETGIGGKRFMEPPVGDPVPRVC from the coding sequence ATGAGAATAAAGCTTGAACACGGAGCTGGTGGAGAGTTGATGGAGGAATTTATTAGAGATGTGATTCTCAAAAACCTTACATTGAAATCAGCCGGTGGGATAGGGCTAGATGCCTTAGACGATGCCGCAACAATTCCCTTCGGAGATAAGCATTTGGTTTTTACCATAGATGGGCATACAGTTAAGCCGCTCTTCTTTCCCGGAGGGGATATAGGCCGCTTGGCTGTGAGCGGAACGGTGAATGATTTAGCCGTAATGGGGGCAGAGCCTTTAGCGCTTGCAAACTCTATGATAATCCAAGAAGGGTTTAGCGGGGAGGACTTTGAGAGAATCCTAAAATCAATGGATGAAACTGCAAAGGAAGTTCCAGTTCCTATAGTTACCGGGGACACCAAAGTCGTCGAAGATAAGATAGGGATTTTCGTTATAACGGCTGGAATTGGAATTGCTGAAAGGCCGATAAGCGATGCTGGGGCAAAGGTGGGAGATATTGTTTTGGTCAGCGGAACTGTTGGTGATCATGGGATAGCTTTGATGAGCCATAGAGAAGGGATAGCCTTTGAGACGGAGCTTAAGAGTGACGTTTCCCCCGTATGGGAAGTAGTAAAAGCTGTCGCTGAAACAATTGGGTGGGAGAACATTCATGCAATGAAAGATCCCACAAGGGGCGGATTAAGCAACGCCCTGAACGAGATAGCAAGAAAGAGCAACATTGGGATTCTTGTTAGGGAGAGTGATATCCCAGTAAAGCCCGAGGTAAGGGCTGCTAGTGACATGCTTGGCATAAGCCCATATGAAGTTGCCAATGAAGGAAAGGTCGTGATGGTTGTCGCGAGAGAATACGCTGAGGAGGCTCTTCAAGCTATGAGAAAAACCAAACTCGGCAGAGATGCTGCGATTATAGGTGAGGTAATAGATCAATATCGTGGCAAGGTGCTTCTTGAGACTGGCATAGGTGGAAAGAGATTTATGGAGCCACCCGTTGGTGACCCCGTGCCGAGGGTCTGCTGA
- the hypF gene encoding carbamoyltransferase HypF has translation MKAYHIHVEGIVQGVGFRPFVYRIAHEHDLRGYVKNLGDAGVEIVVEGKEEKVKAFLRDLREKAPPLARVERINVKEIPFQGFDRFYIEKSSNGGGGGDSIIPPDVSICDDCLRELFDPTDKRYMYPFIVCTNCGPRFTIIEDLPYDRVNTTMREFDMCDYCESEYRDPLNRRYHAEPVCCPVCGPSYRLYTNDGKEITGDPLKKAAELIDKGYIVAIKGIGGIHIACDATNEEVVKELRRRILRPQQPFAIMAKDLETVESFAIVSDVEREELTSYRKPIVALRKKEPFPLPEALAPGLPTIGVMLPYAGTHYILFHYSKSPVYVMTSANYPGMPMVIDNDRAFEELKDLADYFLLHNRKILNRTDDSVIRFVDGKRAVIRRSRGFVPLPIDIPFEYSGLAVGAELMNAFGMIKGSRVYPSQYIGNTSKVEVLEFMRSAIAHFKKILRIKGFDLVVADLHPLYNTTKLAMEIAEEENAEFIQVQHHYAHIASVMAENNLDEIVGIAVDGVGYGSDGNTWGGEVLYLSYEDVERLAHISYYPLPGGDLASYYPLRALVGILSKLYGVEEVKEIIERHCPKAVENLRYGKVEFNVILNQLAREINVGYASSTGRVLDAMAVLLNVAYRRTYEGEPAMKLEGIAFKGKNDLGFSIPIEGEELKVEELFEQVLESKANPADIAYSVHLALGRAFGEVAVEKAKEFGVKNIGISGGVAYNELIVKTIRKIVEGNGLRFYSTYEVPRGDNGTNVGQAFLGGLYLEGYLSKEDLIL, from the coding sequence GTGAAAGCTTATCATATTCACGTTGAGGGAATTGTCCAGGGGGTCGGTTTTAGACCCTTCGTTTACAGAATTGCTCATGAGCACGATCTAAGGGGATACGTTAAAAATCTTGGCGATGCTGGAGTGGAGATAGTGGTTGAGGGGAAAGAAGAAAAAGTAAAGGCCTTCTTGAGAGACCTTAGAGAAAAAGCACCTCCCCTTGCTAGGGTTGAGAGGATAAACGTGAAAGAAATCCCGTTTCAGGGATTTGACAGGTTTTACATAGAAAAGAGCTCCAACGGTGGGGGAGGTGGGGATTCTATAATTCCTCCAGACGTGAGCATATGCGATGACTGTCTTAGGGAGCTTTTCGATCCCACGGATAAGAGGTACATGTATCCTTTCATCGTGTGCACAAACTGCGGTCCGAGGTTTACGATAATAGAAGACCTTCCTTATGACAGGGTAAACACAACAATGAGAGAATTCGACATGTGCGATTATTGTGAGAGCGAGTACAGGGATCCTCTAAATAGAAGATACCACGCGGAACCGGTTTGCTGCCCTGTATGTGGACCGAGCTACAGGCTCTACACGAACGATGGAAAAGAAATAACGGGAGATCCGCTAAAGAAGGCTGCAGAGCTTATCGACAAGGGCTACATAGTGGCAATAAAAGGCATAGGTGGGATTCACATAGCCTGCGACGCTACCAATGAAGAAGTTGTGAAGGAGCTTAGGAGGAGAATTCTAAGACCTCAGCAGCCCTTTGCAATAATGGCTAAAGACCTAGAAACAGTAGAGAGCTTTGCAATAGTTAGTGATGTAGAGAGGGAAGAACTCACAAGCTACAGGAAGCCAATAGTGGCTTTAAGGAAGAAGGAACCATTCCCACTGCCAGAGGCTCTAGCCCCGGGCTTGCCCACTATAGGTGTCATGCTCCCCTATGCTGGAACCCACTACATACTCTTCCACTACTCAAAGAGCCCTGTTTACGTCATGACCTCTGCTAATTACCCGGGAATGCCAATGGTAATAGACAACGATAGAGCCTTTGAGGAGCTTAAGGACTTAGCCGATTACTTTTTGCTGCACAACAGGAAAATTCTCAACAGAACGGATGACAGCGTTATCAGGTTCGTTGATGGAAAAAGGGCTGTAATAAGAAGGAGCAGAGGGTTTGTTCCATTGCCAATAGATATACCTTTTGAGTATTCGGGCTTGGCAGTTGGGGCAGAGCTCATGAATGCTTTTGGAATGATAAAGGGCTCGAGGGTTTATCCGAGCCAGTACATAGGAAACACTTCAAAGGTTGAAGTTCTTGAATTCATGAGGAGTGCCATAGCCCACTTCAAGAAAATACTGAGGATTAAGGGGTTTGACCTTGTGGTTGCTGACCTTCACCCGCTTTACAACACCACAAAACTAGCAATGGAGATAGCGGAAGAGGAAAATGCAGAATTTATCCAAGTACAGCACCACTACGCTCACATTGCTTCTGTTATGGCTGAAAACAATCTTGACGAGATAGTAGGAATAGCAGTGGATGGAGTTGGCTACGGAAGCGATGGAAACACATGGGGGGGTGAAGTTTTATACTTAAGCTACGAAGACGTTGAGAGGTTAGCCCATATAAGTTATTACCCCCTCCCAGGTGGAGATTTGGCGAGCTATTATCCTCTTAGGGCTTTAGTGGGGATTTTGAGCAAGCTCTATGGGGTAGAGGAAGTAAAAGAGATAATCGAAAGGCACTGTCCAAAAGCTGTTGAAAACCTCAGATACGGGAAGGTTGAGTTCAACGTAATACTTAACCAGCTCGCAAGGGAAATAAACGTTGGTTATGCCTCCTCAACCGGCAGGGTTCTTGACGCGATGGCTGTTCTGCTCAACGTTGCATATAGGAGAACCTACGAAGGAGAACCCGCAATGAAGCTTGAGGGAATTGCCTTTAAGGGCAAAAACGATCTTGGCTTTAGCATTCCCATAGAGGGGGAAGAGCTGAAGGTTGAGGAATTATTTGAACAGGTTCTTGAAAGCAAGGCAAATCCGGCGGATATAGCGTATTCAGTTCACCTCGCTCTAGGGCGGGCTTTTGGGGAAGTTGCAGTTGAGAAGGCGAAGGAGTTTGGAGTTAAGAACATTGGCATAAGCGGAGGAGTTGCATACAACGAGCTCATAGTGAAAACGATAAGAAAAATCGTGGAAGGCAATGGTCTGAGGTTCTACTCAACGTACGAAGTACCAAGGGGGGACAATGGGACAAACGTCGGCCAGGCTTTCCTTGGAGGTCTCTATTTGGAGGGTTATCTGAGTAAAGAGGACTTGATACTTTGA